The Seriola aureovittata isolate HTS-2021-v1 ecotype China chromosome 16, ASM2101889v1, whole genome shotgun sequence genomic interval GTACAACTGGACAATCTAACACAATAACAGCTACAGAACTCAtaatgttcaaatgtttttgtgtaaattcAATTATATTCATTTCTGAGGTCAGAGTTAGAAAAGGTGTTGTAATTAATACTAAACATGTAATTAAGTAACACCTCTATGACTCGTCATCATTAGTTGTATTAGACTGAACCTACCTCAGTGAACACTGACTTAACCCTTTAACCTCAAGTGACGTGAactcaacttttctttttacattttttaataaagatacAATTTGTATCAACTGATTTTTGCCTCTTATTTGACCCAGTTCACTGAAGCAACATTCAAATACAAATTATAACAAGGTGGATACcacaatacaaaacacacaaactcatgtTTATCACAGTTTCTCTTCAGTCTTCTTACTGCAAGACTGGGTTCAGACTGGACCGGTCTAATGTCTGGACTGGTCTCATCTCAGAGACCGGTTCTGACCCTGCAGCATGAGGATCTCAGCGACGAGCATCTGTGGATCCATCATGTGAGGAAACATGTCCATGGCCGTGTCGACCAGGTGTGCACTGAAGATGGCGAGGAGCTTCTTTCGgaccacctctctctcctccctgctggGACTCGGTTCCCACTGTGAGCGCTCCCCCGGCTGGCTGCGGACCGCTGGACGTCGCCCCCCGAACGGATCCGACcagaacatctgctgctggcATTCGTGGACTCTGCTGTGCTGGAAGTCTGTCGGCTGGCTGTAGGCAGGCACACTGAGCGGGTACAGCCCGTAGCCCTGGTACTGAAGGGGGCCGTAGGGGGCCATGTCAGAGCTGAGGCTGCTGACCGGCTTGATGCTGTGAGGCTGGTTGTGGTGCTGGAAGGCTGGTAAAGGAGGACCatgtgagcagcagctgcagggggCGCTTGTTGGGGGGCAGTACTGGGGTCGGGCACTGTGGTTCCGCTGGCAGCTCCTGAACGTCGGCCTGTACTGATGATCACACTGGTTCCACGCAGCCTCCTTTAGCTGACTGTCTATGGAGCCTAGACCCGAGTCCAGCTGCTCCTGAGAGCCGCCGCCCTGCCCGGAGCTGTGGTCACAAGACGAGAGCTGGCTGGGCTTCTCCTTCCTCGATGCGGTCCTCCTGCTGGAGCGCTGACTTGGCTTCACCTGAGCTACTTGTTCATGTTTATGATCCTTCTTCACAGAGCCGCTCTCATGTCCCAGAGTCAGTTTCTTGGCCATGTCCTCCACCAGCAGGAGGCTCTGTCCGGGCTGAAGACTGGAGCGAGCTGAAGGTTGTTTCTGAGCAGGTGAAGGGTGTTTGGTGTTTTCACGAAGCTCGTCAGCTACTGAGCGACTCGACTGTTTGGCTCGTTCAGGGTGGTGGAATTTACATTTGACTCCGTACGTACATTTCTTTCCTGAAAGACGAACAATCAGTTTACGGCTGTTAGTTGTaatctaaccctaaccataatagctgttagctgttagcttacCCTACTACAATATCAGATTCCTCATCTTAAAGCATCACAGCagttgtttggtttggtttgattCACTACAAATATCATCACAGTTAACTAACTGCTAATGTAGCTGTGCTTTAACAAGACATTGGAACTTTTAGCTCAaggctaatgtcagcatgctaacatg includes:
- the zc3h12ab gene encoding ribonuclease ZC3H12A, whose protein sequence is MKTVVVFPSVHPWSKFTTSTCLNSPAWIFHPLKTSPCPSSENMYPGDPEPTPDPQDLEMDFFHKLGYSTAQVQAVQQTFGPKMDTDKVLGELVRIGARRDAKPGPVTTMSVLVPRGDVQAAGPTLQLPVPAAAPSSREDNSEDEDALRPVVIDGSNVAMSHGNKEVFSCLGIQLSVNFFLDRGHTDVTVFVPSWRKEQPRPDAPITDQHILRDLERKKILVFTPSRRFAGKRVVCNDDLFIVKLAFDTDGIIVSNDMYRDLQGEKPEWKRFIEERLLMYSFVNNKFMPPDDPLGRHGPTLENFLRRFPKTQKKQQCPYGKKCTYGVKCKFHHPERAKQSSRSVADELRENTKHPSPAQKQPSARSSLQPGQSLLLVEDMAKKLTLGHESGSVKKDHKHEQVAQVKPSQRSSRRTASRKEKPSQLSSCDHSSGQGGGSQEQLDSGLGSIDSQLKEAAWNQCDHQYRPTFRSCQRNHSARPQYCPPTSAPCSCCSHGPPLPAFQHHNQPHSIKPVSSLSSDMAPYGPLQYQGYGLYPLSVPAYSQPTDFQHSRVHECQQQMFWSDPFGGRRPAVRSQPGERSQWEPSPSREEREVVRKKLLAIFSAHLVDTAMDMFPHMMDPQMLVAEILMLQGQNRSLR